A region from the Spirochaetia bacterium 38H-sp genome encodes:
- a CDS encoding Imm50 family immunity protein, with the protein MNNDIIGKKIIEDYFGYFPTFHDCEIVELKFNRDKNYAEITLYVFDTAKETDDNGHFKKQKECFISFEIRNLEDMLLKGFNHQNVLERIRFVKTDDDKIKIYLDGCFGLSGYIKAEKVSVLSLKSKE; encoded by the coding sequence ATGAATAATGATATTATTGGTAAAAAAATTATTGAAGATTATTTCGGATATTTCCCCACTTTTCATGATTGTGAAATTGTTGAACTAAAATTCAATAGAGATAAGAATTATGCTGAAATTACACTCTATGTTTTTGATACTGCAAAAGAAACTGATGATAATGGACATTTCAAAAAACAAAAAGAATGTTTTATCTCATTTGAAATAAGAAATTTAGAAGATATGTTATTAAAAGGATTTAATCATCAAAATGTATTAGAAAGAATAAGATTTGTAAAAACTGATGATGATAAAATCAAGATATATTTAGATGGATGCTTTGGTTTATCAGGATATATTAAAGCAGAAAAAGTATCCGTTCTATCATTAAAAAGTAAAGAATAA